From the genome of Clavibacter nebraskensis NCPPB 2581:
CGTCGTCGGGGTGGGCGTCCGGCGCGTGCGCGCCGCCGGTCAGCGGAGCGGCGGTCACTTCAGGAAGTCGGGGATGTCCAGGTCGTCGCCGTCGTCCTCGAACGTCGGGTCGCTCGCGGGGACGGACGCGACGGGCGCCTCCGCCTGCGGGCGGGCCGGCGCCTGCTCGACGGCCTCGGGAGCGATGACCGCTCCCCCGTCGGCGGCGACGAAGCCGCTGCGGCGGTTCTCGACCTTGGAGACCGGCTCGCCGCCGTCGAAGCCCGCGGCGATGACGGTGACGCGCACCTCGTCGCCGAGGGTGTCGTCGATGACCGCGCCGAAGATGATGTTCGCCTCGGGGTGCACGGCCTCCTGCACGAGCTTGGCCGCGTCGTTGATCTCGAAGATGCCGAGGTTGGATCCGCCCTGGATGGAGAGCAGCACGCCGTGGGCGCCCTCGATGCTCGCCTCGAGGAGGGGGGAGGCCACCGCGAGCTCGGCGGCCTTGATGGACCGGTCGGCGCCGCGGGACGAGCCGATGCCCATGAGCGCGGATCCGGCGCCCTGCATGACCGACTTGACGTCGGCGAAGTCGAGGTTGATGAGGCCGGGGGTGGTGATGAGGTCGGTGATGCCCTGGACGCCCGCGAGGAGCACCTGGTCGGCGGTCGCGAAGGCCTCGAGCATGCTGATGCCGCGGTCGCTGATCTCCAGGAGGCGGTCGTTCGGCACGACGATGAGGGTGTCGACCTCGTTCTTCAGCGTCGCGACGCCTAGCTCGGCCTGGGCCGAGCGGCGCTTGCCCTCGAAGCCGAAGGGCTTCGTGACGACGCCGATGGTGAGCGCGCCGATCGACTTCGCGATGCGGGCCACGACGGGCGCGCCGCCCGTGCCGGTGCCGCCGCCCTCGCCCGCGGTGACGAAGACCATGTCGGCGCCGGCCAGCGCCTCCTCGATCTCCTCCGCGTGGTCCTCGGCGGCGCGACGGCCAACCTCGGGGTCGGCGCCCGCGCCGAGGCCCCGGGTGATCTCGCGGCCAACGTCGAGCTTGACGTCGGCGTCGCTCATGAGCAGCGCCTGCGCGTCGGTGTTGATCGCGATGAACTCCACGCCCCGCAGACCGAGCTCGATCATGCGGTTGACGGCGTTCACGCCGCCACCGCCGATGCCGACGACCTTGATGACGGCGAGGTAGTTCTGGTTGTTCGACACGACGGGCCTCCGCTAGAACCTTCGACCTCCGGTGGAGGCTTAGAGTTTACTCAGTATGCATTTCCTGATCCCGACGTTAGGGGGCTCGGGGTCGGCGCGACGACTCCCGTGCCGCGTGTCGCGAAGGCCGCGCGGGATCAGGGTCCGGCGACGGGCGCGTCGGGCGCCGAGACGTCGTAGGAGCCCACGTCACCCCGGGCCTTCACGAGCGCCTGCAGCACCTCGGCCTTGTCGACCGAGCGCTCCCCGCTCCCCCACAGCACCTTCTTGCCGCTGCGCAGCGTGAGCATCACGTCGTCGGTCGTGTTCGCCTGGATGCTGTCGACCTGCGGCAGGAAGTCGGCCGGCAGCGCGACGAGCACAGCGGCGGCGGCCTGGAAGCGCGGGGACGAGAAGTCGGCGCTCGGCAGGTCGATGAGCGGGTAGCCGTCGGGGCGTGCCGTCGCGCGCTCGATCGTGATGCCCGCGGGATCCACGAGGTCGAATCCCGCGCCCGACTGGATGACGGCGACGGGCGTGCGCTCGACGATGCGGATCACGAGCGTCGACGGCGGGCGGCTCTCGGTGCTGTAGCTGCGGATGAGGGGGAACGCGCGGAGCTCGTCACCGACGCGGTCGAGGTCGACGAGGGGCAGCGGCGTGCCGACCTGGTCGGCCAGCGCCGCCTGGATGCTCGCGGGCGACACCCGGTCGGCGCCCTCCACCTCGACGGTGCGGAGCGCGAGCAGCGGCGAGTACACGGCGATGCCGACGACGATCGCCAGGGTGAGGACGGCGCCGAGCGCGCCGAGGAGCCCGGCGCGTCGACGACGGGCGCGCTGCGTGAAGCGACGCACCTCCTGGCGCTCGTAGCGCTGCCGCACGCGGCGGGCGCGGCGCAGCTGGCGGCGCGCCTCGGCGTCGCCGGTGGCCGAGCTCGCGGGGCGGGCGGGGCGATGGGCCCGGGGCGTTGGCTCCCCGTCCGCGTCCACGGGCGTGCGCCGGCGGAGCGGACGGGCGGCGGCCGCGGACTCGGCCGCGCCACGCGCCCGCGCGCCGAGCCGGCCGGCCAGGCCGCCCGTGCGAGGAGCGGCCTCCTCGCGGCCGGTGCGCGGCGTGGGCGGGGCCTGGACCGGCGCCTGCGCGAGGTGCGGGAGGACGATCGGCTCGGTGTCCGGCTCGTCGTCGTCGCGCCATGCGGCGCGGGGCCGCGGGGGCGCGGGCGGCGTCGGTGCGGGGGTCGGCGTCGGGGCCGGAGCTGGCGTCACGGGCTCGGCGGGCGCGGATCCGCGGCGACGGCGGGCGGGCGCGTCGGCCCCCTCGACGCGCGCGTCGGGCGCGGGCGGCCTCGGGACCCGGGGCCGGTCGAAGCCCTCGGGCCGCTTCACTCGCGGGGCCGGGAGGACGCGGCGGGCTGCGGGGATCCGGCGGGACGCTCGAGCGCGCCAACCACCTGCGGGATGATCCGGTACACGTCGCCGCAGCTGAGGGTGACGATGAAGTCGCCGTCGCGGGCGATCTCCGCCGCGCGATCCGCGGCCTCCTGCCAGTCGGGGAGGTAGTCGACGTGGCTCGGGTCCGCGAAGCGCTCGGAGACGAGGGCGCCGGTGACGCCGGGGATCGGGTCCTCGCGGGCGCCGAACACGTCGAGCACGATGGTGTGGTCGGCGAGCTCCTCGTATACGCGCGCGAAGTCGGCGGCCATCATCTGGGTGCGGCTGTAGAGGTGCGGCTGGTGGACGGCGATGATGCGACCGTCCCCCACGACCGTGCGCGCGGCCTCGAGCGCCGCGCGGACCTCCGTGGGGTGGTGCGCGTAGTCGTCGTAGACGCTCACCCCGCGGATCTCGGCGTGCAGCTCGAAGCGCCGGCCGGTGCCGGAGAAGCCGCCGAGGCCCGCGATCGCGTCGTCGGGATCCACGCCGAGGCCGACGAGCACGGCGTACGCGCCCGCGGCGTTGATCGCGTTGTGGCGGCCGGGGACGCGGAGCGCGGCGCGGCGGGAGACGCCGTCGTGGGTGAGCGTGAAGGCGACGGGGCCGTCGGTGACGATGTCGGTGATGCGGATGTCGGCCGCGGGGTCCTCGCCGAACGTGACCACGCGGCCCTCGATGCGCGCGGTGACGCGACGCGCGCCCGGGTCGTCGCTCGAGATGACGACGAGCTCCGACGCGGCCGACGCGAAGCGCACGAATGCGTCGTCGAAGGCCTCGTGCGAGCCGTAGTGGTCGAGGTGGTCGGCGTCGACGTTGGTGATGAGCGCGACGGACGTGTCGTAGAGGAGGAACGAGCCGTCGGACTCGTCGGCCTCGACCACGAAGAGCTCCTCGGAGCCGGGGGCGCTCGATACGCCGAGCCCGCCGATCACGCCGCCGTTGACGAACGACGGGTCGCGGCCCGCCTCGAGGAGCGCGGTGACGATCATGCCCGTGGAGGTGGTCTTGCCGTGCGCGCCCGCGACGGCGACGAGGCGCTGGCCGGAGATGAGCCAGGCGAGCGCCTGCGAGCGGTGCAGGATCGGCAGGCCCCGCTCCTGGGCGAGCACGTACTCGGGGTTGTCCTGCCAGAGCGCGCCCGTGACGACGAGCGCCTCGGCGTCGCCCACGTGCGCGGCGTCGTGGCCGACGTGGATCTCGGCGCCGAGCTCGCGGAGCGCCTGCACGGCGTCGGAGTCGCGGGAGTCGGATCCGGTGACGCGGTGGCCGGCGGCGAGGAACAGGCGCGCGATGCCGCTCATGCCGGACCCGCCGATGCCCACGAAGTGGACGCGGCCGAGCTCGCTCGGGATGTCCATGGTCAGGTCGGGTGCGATCACGTGCGGTCTCCTCGGGAGGTGCGAAGCGGGCGGGCGGCGCGCGGTCAGCGCCGCGCGGCGGGCCGGGGCGGGCGGGCGGCGACGGCGGCGCGGACGAGGTCGGCCATGCGGGCGGCGCCATCGCGCGTGCCGACGGAGGCCGCCGCTCGGGACATGCGCGCGAGCGCCGCCGGGTCGGACAGGAGCGGGAGGACGTGCGCGAGCACCCAGTCGGGCGTGAAGTCGGCGTCGGCCACGACGATGCCGCCGCCGGCCGCGACCACGCCGCGGACGTTGACGGCCTGCTCGCCGTTGCCCACCGGGTACGGCACGTAGATCGCGGGGACCCCCACGGCGGTGAGCTCGGACAGCGCGCCGGCCCCGGCGCGGGACACGACGAGGTCGGCCGCGGCGATGGCGAGCTCCATGCGGTCGGAGTAGCCGACGACGTGATAGCGCTCGACGCCCGGGTCGGTGAACTCCTGCGCGCCGCCGACGATGTGCAGGATCTGCGCGCCCGTCGCGGTGATGCGCTCGGCCACCTGCACGACGGTGCGGTTGAGGCTGCGCGCGCCCGTGGATCCGCCCGTGACGAAGAGCGTCGGGCGGTCCGCGTCGAGGCCGAGCTCAGCGCGCGCGGCGTCGCGCACGGCGTCGCGGTCGAGGGTCGCGATCTCGCGGCGCAGCGGCATGCCGACGGCCTGCGCACGAGGGAGGACGGTGTCGGGGAACGTGATCCCGACGGCGATGGCGACGCGGGCCCCGAGCCGGTTGGCGAGGCCGGGCGAGGCGTTGGCCTCGTGCACGACGACGGACACGCCCGAGCGACGCGCGGCGAGGTAGGCGGGCGCGGCCGCGTAGCCGCCGAAGCCGACGACCACGTCGACGCCGCGCTCGGCGAGCATGCGCCGGATGTGCCCGACGGCCCGCGCGAACGCGGGCGCGAACGCCACGGCGGCGCGGTTCGGACGGCGCGGGAACGGCAGGCGCGCGATGGTGAGCAGCTCGTAGCCGCGCGCCGGGACGAGCCGGGACTCGAGCCCCTCGCGCGTGCCGAGGACGAGGATCGTGGACTCGGGCTCGCGCGCCCGCAACTCGTCGGCGACGGCGAGCAGCGGGTTCACGTGCCCCGCCGTGCCACCGCCGGCCAGCAGGTAGACCGTCACGAGCGCATGCCGATCACGGCCGGGATCACGTCCGGCGACTCCTCGGTCGTCGGCCTCCGGGCGAAGCCGAGCACGATGCCCATCGCCACGAGCGTCGTCACGAGCGAGGACCCTCCCGACGACACGAACGGCAACGGCACCCCGAGCACCGGGAGCAGGTTCAGCACCACGCCGATGTTCACGAAGGCCTGCACGATGATCCAGGTCATGACGGCGCCCGTGGCGACGCGCGCGAACGTGTCGGTGTTGGCGCGGATCACGCGGATGAAGCCGATGGCGAGCACGACGAACAGGAGGATGACGACGATCGCGCCGATGAGGCCGAGCTCCTCGCCGATGATCGCGAAGATGTAGTCGTTGT
Proteins encoded in this window:
- the ftsZ gene encoding cell division protein FtsZ, with translation MSNNQNYLAVIKVVGIGGGGVNAVNRMIELGLRGVEFIAINTDAQALLMSDADVKLDVGREITRGLGAGADPEVGRRAAEDHAEEIEEALAGADMVFVTAGEGGGTGTGGAPVVARIAKSIGALTIGVVTKPFGFEGKRRSAQAELGVATLKNEVDTLIVVPNDRLLEISDRGISMLEAFATADQVLLAGVQGITDLITTPGLINLDFADVKSVMQGAGSALMGIGSSRGADRSIKAAELAVASPLLEASIEGAHGVLLSIQGGSNLGIFEINDAAKLVQEAVHPEANIIFGAVIDDTLGDEVRVTVIAAGFDGGEPVSKVENRRSGFVAADGGAVIAPEAVEQAPARPQAEAPVASVPASDPTFEDDGDDLDIPDFLK
- a CDS encoding FtsQ-type POTRA domain-containing protein, with the protein product MKRPEGFDRPRVPRPPAPDARVEGADAPARRRRGSAPAEPVTPAPAPTPTPAPTPPAPPRPRAAWRDDDEPDTEPIVLPHLAQAPVQAPPTPRTGREEAAPRTGGLAGRLGARARGAAESAAAARPLRRRTPVDADGEPTPRAHRPARPASSATGDAEARRQLRRARRVRQRYERQEVRRFTQRARRRRAGLLGALGAVLTLAIVVGIAVYSPLLALRTVEVEGADRVSPASIQAALADQVGTPLPLVDLDRVGDELRAFPLIRSYSTESRPPSTLVIRIVERTPVAVIQSGAGFDLVDPAGITIERATARPDGYPLIDLPSADFSSPRFQAAAAVLVALPADFLPQVDSIQANTTDDVMLTLRSGKKVLWGSGERSVDKAEVLQALVKARGDVGSYDVSAPDAPVAGP
- the murC gene encoding UDP-N-acetylmuramate--L-alanine ligase, with amino-acid sequence MIAPDLTMDIPSELGRVHFVGIGGSGMSGIARLFLAAGHRVTGSDSRDSDAVQALRELGAEIHVGHDAAHVGDAEALVVTGALWQDNPEYVLAQERGLPILHRSQALAWLISGQRLVAVAGAHGKTTSTGMIVTALLEAGRDPSFVNGGVIGGLGVSSAPGSEELFVVEADESDGSFLLYDTSVALITNVDADHLDHYGSHEAFDDAFVRFASAASELVVISSDDPGARRVTARIEGRVVTFGEDPAADIRITDIVTDGPVAFTLTHDGVSRRAALRVPGRHNAINAAGAYAVLVGLGVDPDDAIAGLGGFSGTGRRFELHAEIRGVSVYDDYAHHPTEVRAALEAARTVVGDGRIIAVHQPHLYSRTQMMAADFARVYEELADHTIVLDVFGAREDPIPGVTGALVSERFADPSHVDYLPDWQEAADRAAEIARDGDFIVTLSCGDVYRIIPQVVGALERPAGSPQPAASSRPRE
- the murG gene encoding undecaprenyldiphospho-muramoylpentapeptide beta-N-acetylglucosaminyltransferase, producing the protein MTVYLLAGGGTAGHVNPLLAVADELRAREPESTILVLGTREGLESRLVPARGYELLTIARLPFPRRPNRAAVAFAPAFARAVGHIRRMLAERGVDVVVGFGGYAAAPAYLAARRSGVSVVVHEANASPGLANRLGARVAIAVGITFPDTVLPRAQAVGMPLRREIATLDRDAVRDAARAELGLDADRPTLFVTGGSTGARSLNRTVVQVAERITATGAQILHIVGGAQEFTDPGVERYHVVGYSDRMELAIAAADLVVSRAGAGALSELTAVGVPAIYVPYPVGNGEQAVNVRGVVAAGGGIVVADADFTPDWVLAHVLPLLSDPAALARMSRAAASVGTRDGAARMADLVRAAVAARPPRPAARR